From a region of the Paraburkholderia hospita genome:
- a CDS encoding aminotransferase-like domain-containing protein gives MAMNAWLPRIEAGSEPKYQVIARAFAQAILNGQLPAGEKLPPHRSLASELKVTTGTISRAYAELERQGLANARVGDGTYVAQARSRELPPAASGYATLRPGAVSAPPLIDLGQNVPQSTEEAAALSTTLAEIATDQRLAAELLQYAPEAGSMRHRLAGAAWLGRAGSPASAARVLVTQGAQHALASVLRAVTRPGDTVLAEVVSYPGIIALARQLRLHLVGVEIDQEGLVPAALELACKSLHPRAIFCVPTIHNPTTATMSEQRRDAVAEILQRHSVLLIEDIVPAMLMEAPPEPLAVRMPEQAFLIAGLSKSVAPGLRVGYLQAPSAWCSKIAAVIRSDCWMTAPLMAEIVSRWIESGEMDRLNALQRARIDAEHAIANEALEGVAYRHATTSSHLWLPLPEPWRAAEFAAALRQEGVLVKTADSFVIGRNAAPHAIRVCMSGAVSLDALARGLALIRTTLDHGLESGMASSYAP, from the coding sequence ATGGCGATGAATGCCTGGCTGCCAAGAATCGAGGCGGGCAGCGAACCGAAATATCAGGTCATTGCGCGCGCGTTCGCGCAGGCCATCCTCAACGGGCAATTGCCCGCCGGCGAAAAGCTGCCGCCGCATCGTTCGCTTGCAAGTGAACTGAAAGTGACGACGGGCACGATCAGCCGCGCTTATGCCGAACTGGAACGCCAGGGCCTCGCGAATGCGCGCGTCGGCGACGGCACGTATGTGGCGCAGGCGCGCTCGCGCGAGCTGCCGCCCGCCGCCAGCGGTTATGCAACGTTGCGTCCTGGCGCGGTCAGCGCGCCGCCACTGATCGACCTCGGCCAGAACGTGCCGCAATCGACGGAAGAAGCGGCCGCGCTGTCCACGACGCTCGCCGAGATCGCCACCGACCAGCGCCTCGCGGCCGAACTGCTGCAATACGCGCCCGAAGCCGGCTCGATGCGCCATAGGCTCGCGGGCGCCGCGTGGCTCGGCCGTGCGGGCAGTCCGGCGAGCGCCGCGCGCGTGCTCGTCACGCAGGGCGCGCAGCATGCGCTCGCGTCGGTGCTGCGCGCCGTCACGCGTCCGGGCGACACGGTGCTGGCCGAGGTGGTCAGCTATCCGGGCATCATCGCGCTCGCGCGGCAACTGCGGCTGCATCTGGTCGGCGTCGAAATCGATCAGGAAGGGCTCGTGCCCGCCGCGCTGGAACTCGCGTGCAAGTCGCTGCATCCGCGCGCGATCTTCTGCGTGCCGACCATCCACAATCCGACCACGGCGACGATGTCGGAGCAACGGCGCGACGCCGTCGCGGAAATCCTGCAGCGGCACAGCGTGCTGCTGATCGAGGACATCGTCCCGGCGATGCTGATGGAAGCGCCGCCCGAGCCGCTCGCGGTACGCATGCCGGAGCAGGCATTCCTGATCGCGGGGCTGTCGAAGTCGGTTGCGCCGGGGTTGCGGGTCGGCTATCTGCAGGCGCCGAGCGCGTGGTGCTCGAAGATCGCCGCCGTGATCCGAAGCGACTGCTGGATGACGGCACCGCTGATGGCCGAGATCGTGTCGCGCTGGATCGAAAGCGGTGAGATGGATCGGCTCAACGCGTTGCAGCGCGCGCGAATCGATGCCGAGCACGCGATCGCGAACGAAGCGCTCGAAGGCGTCGCGTACCGGCACGCGACGACCAGCTCGCACCTGTGGTTGCCGCTGCCCGAGCCGTGGCGCGCGGCGGAATTCGCGGCGGCGCTGCGCCAGGAAGGCGTGCTCGTGAAAACGGCCGACAGCTTCGTGATCGGCCGCAATGCCGCGCCGCACGCGATCCGCGTGTGCATGAGTGGAGCTGTCTCGCTCGATGCGCTCGCGCGCGGCCTCGCGCTGATCCGCACGACGCTCGATCACGGGCTGGAAAGCGGAATGGCGTCGTCGTATGCGCCTTGA
- a CDS encoding MFS transporter, which yields MRFPLPFSSSRASLPAPFHQLAWSNLIAQSAEQISLAAAPLVAVFTLGATARDTGLLQTAQTLPFLLLSIPLGVYADRRSRRALMAVSEGVRALAMACVLLLVLAHALTLPLLAVLGFLGATGTVAYSVAAPALVPSLVSRDVLPVANGRIELARSVAYSAGPALGGLLVGWIGAGWAYGCAAALSTLAAALLAGLREPPRAAKATRHFMLELRDGARFVFGDALLRPMLATAVFFNIGFFTLQAVYVPYAVHRLGLSASAIGATLGAFGIGMVCGALAAPSVARRMAFGRMLLVGPFCGLAASLVMVATLAVPSFWLAAASFFLMGAGPILWTVGSTTLRQAITPAGMMGRVSALNSTATYGARPVGALLGAAISARFGMDACLVAAALGFAVQAWIIVISPAARLARIPDGAAVLSP from the coding sequence ATGCGCTTTCCCTTGCCGTTTTCCTCATCTCGAGCGAGCTTGCCCGCGCCATTCCACCAGCTCGCGTGGTCGAACCTGATCGCACAATCCGCCGAACAGATCAGTCTTGCCGCCGCGCCCCTCGTCGCCGTATTCACGCTCGGCGCGACCGCGCGCGATACCGGGCTGCTGCAAACCGCGCAGACCTTGCCCTTCCTGTTGCTGTCGATACCGCTTGGCGTCTACGCCGACCGCCGGTCGCGCCGCGCGTTGATGGCCGTTTCGGAAGGCGTGCGCGCGCTGGCGATGGCGTGCGTGCTGCTGCTCGTGCTGGCGCATGCGTTGACGCTGCCGTTGCTCGCCGTGCTCGGCTTTCTCGGCGCGACGGGCACGGTGGCGTACAGCGTCGCCGCGCCGGCGCTCGTGCCTTCACTCGTTTCGCGCGATGTGCTTCCCGTCGCGAATGGGCGGATCGAGCTGGCGCGCAGCGTCGCCTATTCGGCGGGGCCGGCGCTCGGCGGACTGCTGGTCGGCTGGATCGGCGCGGGTTGGGCCTACGGATGCGCGGCGGCGCTCTCGACGCTCGCGGCCGCGTTGCTGGCAGGCTTGCGTGAGCCGCCGCGCGCGGCGAAGGCAACGCGCCATTTCATGCTCGAACTGCGCGACGGAGCGCGCTTCGTGTTCGGCGACGCACTGCTGCGTCCGATGCTCGCGACGGCCGTGTTCTTCAACATCGGTTTTTTCACGCTGCAGGCGGTGTACGTGCCTTATGCGGTACATCGGCTGGGTTTGAGCGCGTCGGCCATTGGCGCGACGTTGGGCGCGTTCGGCATCGGCATGGTGTGCGGTGCGCTCGCCGCGCCTTCCGTCGCGCGGCGGATGGCGTTCGGGCGCATGTTGCTCGTTGGGCCGTTTTGCGGACTGGCCGCTTCGCTTGTGATGGTCGCGACGCTTGCCGTGCCGTCGTTCTGGCTCGCGGCGGCGAGCTTCTTCCTGATGGGCGCGGGGCCGATTCTATGGACGGTCGGGTCGACGACGCTGCGTCAGGCGATCACGCCCGCCGGCATGATGGGCCGCGTGTCGGCGCTCAACAGCACGGCGACCTACGGCGCGCGGCCCGTGGGCGCGCTGCTCGGCGCGGCGATCAGCGCGCGCTTCGGCATGGATGCCTGCCTCGTCGCGGCCGCGCTCGGCTTTGCGGTGCAGGCGTGGATCATCGTGATTTCACCGGCGGCGCGGCTCGCGCGGATTCCGGACGGCGCCGCGGTGCTGTCGCCCTGA
- a CDS encoding ABC transporter substrate-binding protein → MQIRSLLRAATVALAAGALWPAAAHAGTWCSAGKPVRFAGVTWESGSFTSEVLRFITEKGYGCKTDTIPGNTAATETALARDDLQVWSEQWTGRSEITAKAVADGHVKLLGDTLPGGTNEGWFVPEYVVKGDAKRNIKPVAPNLVSVTDLPKYKGVFEDDEEPGKGRFLNCPSGWDCERVNRRLLKTLNLDDSYTDFRPGTGAALDAAIESAYQRGKPILFYYWEPAALMAKYKFVQLKMPAFNQKCWDTLRADNSTSQCASSYLVSHLKVGVSTPFYQAEPQLMDTYSKVSFPMDFLNKTILEMTSKKIDGQTMAKQFLRDHPDMWKAWVPTDVAQKVQAALAG, encoded by the coding sequence ATGCAGATCAGATCCCTGCTGCGCGCCGCCACGGTCGCGCTCGCCGCCGGCGCGTTATGGCCCGCCGCCGCTCATGCCGGCACCTGGTGCTCGGCGGGCAAGCCCGTGCGCTTTGCGGGCGTCACGTGGGAAAGCGGCTCGTTCACGTCGGAAGTGCTGCGCTTCATCACCGAGAAAGGCTACGGCTGCAAGACGGACACGATCCCCGGCAACACGGCCGCGACGGAAACGGCGCTGGCGCGCGACGATCTGCAGGTGTGGTCCGAACAGTGGACGGGCCGCTCGGAAATCACCGCGAAAGCGGTTGCCGACGGCCACGTGAAGCTGCTCGGCGACACGCTGCCGGGCGGCACCAATGAAGGCTGGTTCGTGCCCGAGTACGTCGTGAAGGGCGATGCGAAGCGCAACATCAAGCCCGTCGCGCCGAACCTCGTTTCGGTGACCGATCTGCCGAAGTACAAAGGCGTGTTCGAAGACGACGAAGAGCCGGGCAAGGGCCGCTTCCTGAACTGCCCGTCGGGCTGGGACTGCGAGCGCGTGAACCGGCGCCTGCTGAAAACGCTGAATCTCGACGACTCGTACACCGACTTCCGCCCCGGCACGGGCGCGGCACTCGATGCCGCGATCGAATCGGCGTATCAGCGCGGCAAGCCGATCCTCTTCTACTACTGGGAACCCGCAGCGCTGATGGCGAAGTACAAGTTCGTCCAGCTGAAAATGCCCGCGTTCAACCAGAAGTGCTGGGACACGCTGCGCGCGGATAACAGCACGTCGCAATGCGCGTCGTCGTATCTCGTATCGCATCTGAAGGTCGGCGTGTCGACGCCGTTCTATCAGGCCGAGCCGCAACTGATGGACACCTACTCGAAGGTCAGCTTCCCGATGGACTTCCTCAACAAGACCATCCTCGAGATGACGAGCAAGAAGATCGACGGCCAGACGATGGCGAAACAGTTCCTGCGCGATCACCCGGATATGTGGAAGGCATGGGTGCCCACCGACGTGGCGCAAAAGGTTCAGGCCGCGCTGGCTGGCTGA
- a CDS encoding ABC transporter permease codes for MNSIFLHLSIADWVNDHVQSFVAAYGDSFHDFSTALLRYVLVPLEGALRATPALAILIAVGLLTLNATRRIGIAAFFVLLLYVIGCFGLWDKLMQTLALMLVATVLSVVLGVPLGIWASRSPWMRRVLLPVLDIMQTLPSFVYLIPVLMLFGLGKVPAILATIIYALPPLIRLTDLGIRHVDGDVVEAARAFGTTRWQLLVNVQLPLARPSIMAGINQTTMMALSMVVIASMIGSRGLGEDVLAGIQTLDIGKGMQAGIAIVILAIVIDRISQGYGQDRRTRRLVAQRRRAKAASRVPYRNAGAPREDEATATGNENATQSGLETRAAD; via the coding sequence ATGAATTCGATCTTCCTGCATCTGTCGATCGCCGACTGGGTGAACGACCATGTGCAATCGTTCGTCGCCGCGTACGGCGACAGTTTCCACGACTTCAGCACGGCGCTCTTGCGCTATGTGCTGGTGCCGCTCGAAGGCGCGCTGCGCGCGACGCCCGCATTGGCGATCCTGATCGCCGTCGGGCTGCTGACGCTGAACGCGACGCGGCGCATCGGCATCGCGGCGTTTTTCGTGCTGCTGCTGTATGTGATCGGCTGCTTCGGTCTGTGGGACAAGCTGATGCAGACGCTCGCGCTGATGCTCGTCGCGACCGTGCTGTCCGTCGTGCTCGGCGTGCCGCTTGGCATCTGGGCGTCGCGCAGCCCGTGGATGCGGCGCGTACTGCTGCCCGTGCTCGACATCATGCAGACGCTGCCGAGCTTCGTGTATCTGATCCCCGTGCTGATGCTGTTCGGCCTCGGCAAGGTGCCCGCGATTCTCGCGACGATCATCTACGCGCTGCCACCGCTGATCCGTCTTACCGATCTCGGTATCCGGCATGTGGATGGGGATGTCGTCGAAGCGGCCCGCGCGTTCGGCACGACGCGCTGGCAGCTGCTCGTCAACGTGCAGTTGCCGCTCGCGCGGCCGAGCATCATGGCGGGTATCAACCAGACGACGATGATGGCGCTGTCGATGGTCGTGATCGCGTCGATGATCGGCTCGCGCGGACTCGGCGAAGACGTGCTCGCGGGCATCCAGACGCTCGATATCGGCAAGGGCATGCAGGCGGGCATCGCGATCGTGATTCTCGCGATCGTCATCGACCGGATCAGCCAGGGCTACGGGCAGGACCGCCGCACGCGCAGGCTCGTCGCGCAGCGCCGCAGGGCGAAGGCGGCATCGCGCGTTCCGTATCGGAATGCAGGCGCGCCGCGTGAAGACGAAGCAACGGCAACGGGCAACGAAAACGCAACGCAGAGCGGCCTCGAAACCCGCGCGGCAGATTGA
- a CDS encoding mandelate racemase/muconate lactonizing enzyme family protein, producing MDRATSEAASRTAQTTRITRIEVTHHQLVLDPPFPASWDSQPRRKFPATIVRVHDDAGHVGIGSGDAMYGFADYQHLFIGTDPLDLARHSAVLDNIGFHAGRPWPLDIALWDLAGKIRDEACWQMAGGRSNRIRAYASSGVHRRPDEMARMALHVVDRGFPALKIRFGRSQLKDDFAVLAAVREAVGDRIELMVDCNQGWRMPWDTAAPWTFDEALAVARELEKHRVYWMEEPLHRGDYDGMARLRKAVSPALRIAGGEMTRERYEFDQLLARDCLDVFQPDVACSLGMEGLRKLAQAVEAHGKVFTPHTWGNGIGLAANLHLTAGAASAPFIEFPYDSPEWSIERRDFMLMNPIDIDSEGWITLSDAPGLGLSIDEDILAATLSSSNTYG from the coding sequence ATGGATCGCGCAACAAGCGAGGCCGCAAGCCGGACCGCGCAAACGACCCGCATCACCCGCATCGAAGTCACGCACCATCAACTGGTGCTGGATCCGCCGTTCCCCGCCTCGTGGGATAGCCAGCCGCGCCGCAAATTTCCCGCGACGATCGTGCGCGTGCACGACGACGCCGGCCACGTCGGCATCGGCTCGGGCGACGCGATGTACGGCTTCGCCGACTATCAGCATCTGTTCATCGGCACCGATCCGCTCGACCTCGCGCGTCATAGCGCCGTGCTCGACAACATCGGCTTTCACGCCGGCCGTCCGTGGCCGCTCGATATCGCGCTGTGGGACCTCGCCGGAAAAATTCGCGACGAAGCGTGCTGGCAGATGGCGGGCGGGCGTAGCAACCGGATTCGCGCGTACGCGTCGAGCGGCGTGCATCGCCGCCCCGATGAAATGGCGCGCATGGCGCTGCATGTCGTCGACCGCGGCTTTCCGGCGCTCAAGATCCGATTCGGACGTTCGCAACTGAAAGACGATTTCGCCGTGCTCGCCGCCGTGCGCGAAGCCGTCGGCGACCGGATCGAACTGATGGTCGATTGCAACCAGGGCTGGCGCATGCCGTGGGACACGGCCGCGCCGTGGACCTTCGATGAAGCGCTCGCCGTCGCGCGCGAACTGGAAAAGCACCGCGTCTACTGGATGGAAGAGCCGCTGCATCGCGGCGATTACGACGGCATGGCGCGGCTGCGCAAGGCTGTGTCGCCGGCATTGCGCATCGCCGGCGGCGAGATGACGCGCGAGCGCTACGAGTTCGATCAGCTGCTCGCGCGCGATTGCCTCGACGTGTTCCAGCCGGATGTCGCGTGCTCGCTCGGCATGGAAGGGCTCCGCAAGCTCGCGCAAGCCGTCGAGGCGCACGGTAAGGTCTTCACGCCGCACACGTGGGGCAACGGCATCGGCCTCGCCGCGAACCTGCATCTGACGGCGGGCGCCGCGAGCGCGCCGTTCATCGAATTTCCGTACGACTCACCCGAATGGTCGATCGAGCGCCGCGACTTCATGCTGATGAACCCGATCGATATCGACAGCGAAGGCTGGATCACGCTGTCCGATGCGCCGGGCCTCGGTCTTTCCATCGACGAAGACATCCTTGCCGCGACGCTCAGTTCCAGTAACACGTACGGCTGA